One genomic window of Plasmodium cynomolgi strain B DNA, scaffold: 0600, whole genome shotgun sequence includes the following:
- a CDS encoding CYIR protein (putative;~vir-type antigen): protein ELQKLYDEKCFDLLICNEHKEDVKYETYIRLDELITQYKDFNVYKASTEKKKKIRNVNVLGNVQILIKPT from the coding sequence gaacttcaaaaattgtatgatgagaaatgttTCGATTTGTTAATATGTAACGAGCATAAGGAGGAcgttaaatatgaaacataTATAAGGCTTGATGAACTAATTACACAGTACAAGGattttaatgtatataaagcatcaactgaaaaaaaaaaaaaaataaggaatgtAAATGTGCTCGGAAATGTTCAAATTCTTATTAAACCTACCTAA